The following coding sequences are from one Verrucomicrobiota bacterium window:
- a CDS encoding glycosyltransferase family 2 protein, giving the protein MQINNCIIPAYNEENHIGAVISVAAQFVQKIYVVDDGSSDRTEQIAEQAGAVVIRLKKRIGKGYALREGIRHALAGGADNLILMDADAQHDPHDIPLFLKESIDFPQSMIIGNRMGSATSMPLARRLTNRLMSMILSRISRKRLSDSQCGFRLIPAGLAQQWSLESNYFEIESEMILKAAALGWDIHQMPVSCSYRHGRQSRIMPLLDSWRWLRFIMRGVLSKAR; this is encoded by the coding sequence ATGCAAATAAACAATTGTATTATTCCTGCCTATAATGAAGAGAATCATATAGGAGCTGTTATTTCCGTGGCGGCGCAATTTGTCCAGAAAATTTATGTAGTGGATGATGGCTCCAGTGATCGTACAGAGCAAATAGCTGAGCAGGCCGGAGCGGTGGTGATCCGTCTCAAAAAGAGGATCGGGAAAGGTTATGCCCTGAGGGAAGGAATCAGGCATGCCCTGGCCGGAGGTGCTGATAACCTTATTCTGATGGATGCCGATGCACAGCACGATCCGCATGATATCCCCCTATTTTTAAAAGAATCGATCGATTTTCCCCAGTCCATGATTATCGGGAATCGCATGGGGTCTGCGACATCGATGCCTTTAGCCCGGAGGCTGACTAACCGCCTGATGAGTATGATCCTCTCGCGGATATCGCGTAAACGCCTGTCCGACAGCCAGTGCGGGTTCCGATTGATCCCGGCGGGGTTAGCCCAGCAGTGGAGCCTCGAAAGTAATTATTTCGAAATCGAGTCGGAGATGATCCTGAAAGCGGCGGCTTTGGGCTGGGATATCCACCAGATGCCCGTTTCCTGCTCTTATCGTCACGGGCGACAAAGTCGGATCATGCCCCTTTTGGATTCGTGGCGGTGGTTGAGATTTATCATGAGGGGTGTACTCTCCAAAGCCCGGTAA